The window GTTGATGTGTCTGATTGCTGAACTCATACGGGCACTTAATTGATATCTAGGTGGACCTTGTGTACCTGTAGTTTCTTCATTCAAATATATAGCAACAAAAAATACATTATGGTTGCTGTCTACATTAGATTTGGTTTTCTATATTCTAGAAGTTGTTTATTAACCAACTTGCCTCAGTAGTAAGAATTTTAAATGTCGTAtacatgtttatttatttttcctatAGCATGAATATTGTGCGAGTAAGGCATTTACGATCTCACTATTAGTGATTATGTATATAATCATCCTATCTCCACCACTTGGTTTAAATCAGCTAAAAACTTGTCTTCAGCTCAACCCATCCTCCACAACTGAATGCCTTTAGCATAACAGTGATTACTTTTTGTTTTATACTGATTTGAGTAATCTTTGCTTGGATTTGCAGGCGTAGTTGGTTTCTTTTACGtaattttcttcatcttctaaCAATCAATTTACATAATATAAATGCTATAAGAAGGTTTATGATAGATAAGCATGATTTAAACAAATCTCTGgaataaaataagaataaataacgaataataaataccagaacaATACGTTCAGCACAAATGAGTCGGTACTcaagtaaaaaaaaagaatccACTACGTTTACtacgtactccctccgtccctatttatctgtccattttggaagtaaaaatttgtccctatttatctgtccatttatactttcaaaactaatttaatgatagtttttcaaatatatctccataatttcaattttcaagtcttgacttatttaaaacttggttgaattcatgttttcaagacataaagtaggggcattccaccattttcaagatattaattagaggtatttaatgaaaaagttcatgcaatcaattattccttggtatgtgtttttttccccaaaatggacagataaaaagggacggaaggagtactaATTAAGGAGGAAAAGGAAAGAGCGAGGGACAAACAACACAACGGAGGAACTTAACCTCAAGACTAGCAGAATCAGATATCAGGTTGATAGCCATGGACCCTGAAGcgatatatgcatgtataagaAGGGTTTCCATAGTTGGAAGTGAAGTCGAGCCTTACTGTGTCGATGACGCGAGATGAGTCTGATACATCAAAAGTCTGAACACTGCTCTTCTCCAGGTCGTAGGTGAAATTACCTAGAAAATACATACTCAAATCACGAGTTATTTTTTTCCTGCTGAACCATCCATATACTCTGCAGTCCTTTGGAGCACTCGACCGGTTATCAACAACACTCTGTCCATAAGCAATTAGATGAACATCAATTAAGAAAATTTACAGGCTTGGTAAGtggaaaataattataatacacAAGCGTAATGAAGTTGAACCTAGcactatataataataaagGCTCATGTTAGagaaatcataataattatatattcgcCCCCTACAAAAGATAATGATTCATGAAATAGTTCTATAGTAGAGACCAAACAAAGTACACTATAGCAGTACAAGTAGCATGTGTAGGATCGATTGATTACCTTGGCAACATGTTCTAAAGTAACAGCCTGAGGAATTATGGCACTTCTGAGCTTGATCTCTACAAAACCCCTGTTTCCTTTCAGACCAAAGCATTCACCTGGCTGGCCAAAACTAGGTGTTATCATCCTCACTGGATCAGCAAAATAATCAGCCTTCACCGAATGTTTCCTGACAACAGCCCCGCCAGATGCATAATCTTCCCTTCCAAGCATGTTTTTCAATCTCTTCCATGACAATATCCCTCATCAACACCCTCATCTCATTCAAATCAACATTCCCATCGTTCCCTCCTTTCCTATTGTTATAATCCTCACAAACCCTTTTAAATTCCTCCCTCATCACCACCCTCATCTCATTCAAATCAACATACCCATCGTTCCCTCCTTTCCTATTGTTATAATCCTCACAAACTTCTTCCTTTGACAACCCCTCATTCTCACTAAAATACTTGTCCAAACTCCCCATTCGACCACTCAACATATTCGTTCTACTCCTCAACTCAATCAATTCTCTTTCCATGTCTGAAGTCTTTGCTTCGATATTCGAAACCTTGCTATCCATGCGACTCAACAAAAAAACAAGTAGAAGAAAAAAACCTAAGTCTCTTGTCAACAGAATGACCAGCTTTTGCCACCACCATACGCTGTCAGCTTTATGTCTTCGGCAGGGGATTGACGTGGCTTCGAAACCGGGTTTTATTGATGTATTCGGTTCTATATTTCCATCTTTCTCTGCCATGGATGTTAGCACTAAAGGGTTTAACTACCAAAGCAAGCTAGAACAAGAAAAAATAGCTAGAGAGCAATTATAacagataaaaaaaatacagcTGCATGCAATattatatactttatataataagcgtaggggagataatttggtcgcgtcgcatggtccaaaagcttatcattgtatattgaataaataggtccaaaagcttatcattgtatattgaataaataagtaccgttagattagaataaaattaacttctaatCATATAAGGCAGCTCCAAAAGATTATCATCTGTTATATCATATATTGAACAACTAAGTACCGTTacattagaacaaaattaacttctaattctataaggcaactgatatcta of the Daucus carota subsp. sativus chromosome 4, DH1 v3.0, whole genome shotgun sequence genome contains:
- the LOC135152307 gene encoding SUN domain-containing protein 1-like, whose amino-acid sequence is MDSKVSNIEAKTSDMERELIELRSRTNMLSGRMGSLDKYFSENEGLSKEEVCEDYNNRKGGNDGYVDLNEMRVVMREEFKRRLKNMLGREDYASGGAVVRKHSVKADYFADPVRMITPSFGQPGECFGLKGNRGFVEIKLRSAIIPQAVTLEHVAKSVVDNRSSAPKDCRVYGWFSRKKITRDLSMYFLGNFTYDLEKSSVQTFDVSDSSRVIDTVRLDFTSNYGNPSYTCIYRFRVHGYQPDI